In Deinococcus sp. QL22, the following are encoded in one genomic region:
- a CDS encoding ABC transporter substrate-binding protein gives MNSTLFATRTLTATLLTLLLAAPHAEARTLSQIKASGVLRVATPADVPPFSLVNAGKHFGFEAELIEALAADLGVKVSYEMARIDQLTTLLQDDKVDVAFSALGITSTRENKIDFTSPTACVGVSVVSLDPKINLHTDLKDKTIGVIAGSIMTSYVQKLPFDKKVNVYPSNNDVVIAVFSKAVDATVAYSVAEGMVKKLYPKANVHFGPELWSVPIGMMLREDNDSTRFALNLGLIKMQRTSAYTALSTKYFGKDLRCKS, from the coding sequence ATGAACTCTACTCTGTTTGCCACCCGGACTTTGACCGCCACCCTGCTGACCCTGCTGCTCGCCGCCCCGCACGCCGAAGCCCGCACCCTGTCTCAGATCAAGGCTTCCGGCGTGCTGCGCGTGGCGACTCCTGCCGATGTGCCGCCCTTTTCGCTGGTCAATGCAGGCAAACATTTCGGCTTTGAGGCGGAACTGATTGAAGCCCTGGCCGCCGACCTGGGCGTAAAAGTCAGTTATGAAATGGCCCGTATCGACCAATTGACCACGCTGCTGCAAGACGACAAAGTGGACGTGGCCTTCAGTGCGCTGGGCATTACCAGCACCCGCGAAAACAAGATCGACTTTACTTCTCCCACCGCCTGCGTGGGTGTCTCGGTGGTGTCGCTCGATCCCAAAATCAACCTGCATACCGATCTGAAAGACAAGACCATCGGCGTGATCGCGGGTTCCATCATGACCTCATATGTGCAAAAACTGCCCTTCGACAAAAAGGTCAACGTGTATCCCAGCAACAACGACGTGGTGATCGCGGTGTTTTCTAAGGCCGTAGACGCGACGGTGGCCTACAGCGTGGCCGAGGGCATGGTGAAAAAGCTGTACCCCAAAGCCAACGTTCACTTCGGCCCCGAACTGTGGAGCGTCCCCATTGGCATGATGCTGCGCGAAGACAACGACAGCACGCGCTTTGCCCTGAATCTGGGCCTGATCAAAATGCAGCGCACCAGCGCCTACACGGCCCTGAGTACCAAGTACTTTGGTAAGGACTTGCGCTGTAAGAGTTGA
- a CDS encoding RNHCP domain-containing protein, whose translation MSQPSETGTRRFTVQGTNNPFVCGHCGQEVQPLKNGSVRNHCPHCLHSKHVDILPGDRASTCHGLMAPVGVQQSGKKGWVIVHECQKCGFMGRNRAALDDPKQPDDWETLIAISSKR comes from the coding sequence ATGAGTCAGCCCAGCGAGACCGGTACGCGCCGATTTACCGTGCAGGGCACCAATAACCCGTTCGTGTGCGGCCATTGCGGGCAAGAAGTCCAGCCCCTGAAAAACGGCAGCGTGCGCAACCACTGCCCCCATTGCCTGCACAGCAAACACGTGGACATCCTGCCCGGAGACCGCGCCAGCACCTGTCATGGCCTGATGGCCCCGGTGGGCGTGCAGCAGAGCGGCAAAAAAGGCTGGGTCATCGTGCACGAGTGCCAGAAATGCGGCTTCATGGGCCGCAACCGCGCCGCGCTGGACGATCCCAAACAGCCCGACGACTGGGAAACCTTGATCGCAATTAGCAGCAAGCGCTAG
- a CDS encoding MOSC domain-containing protein: MPAPALQILSVNIGQPTALTIGPNTATPRTEITGIHKQAAAGRVRVGQLGLEGDHVMDTKHHGGPGQAVYVYTQEDYDHWAEELGDSLEPGTFGENLLMAGLESADVRVGERFWVGSTVLEASAARIPCMVLAARMNDLGFVKRFARVRRPGFYARVIQEGDVGQGDPVRREAAPDGAPSIVNTFDLWFSQSRDPDEMRRYLQYPLAERLRTDIEEWLGEVRA; encoded by the coding sequence ATGCCTGCACCCGCCCTGCAGATTCTCAGCGTGAATATCGGCCAGCCTACAGCGCTTACCATCGGCCCGAACACCGCCACCCCGCGCACCGAAATCACGGGGATTCATAAGCAGGCCGCAGCGGGCCGGGTACGTGTAGGACAACTGGGACTGGAAGGCGATCACGTGATGGACACCAAACACCACGGCGGCCCCGGACAGGCGGTGTACGTGTATACGCAGGAAGACTACGACCACTGGGCCGAGGAGTTGGGTGACTCGCTGGAACCCGGCACCTTTGGCGAGAACCTGTTGATGGCTGGACTGGAATCGGCAGACGTGCGGGTGGGCGAACGCTTCTGGGTGGGCAGCACTGTGCTGGAGGCCAGCGCCGCCCGGATTCCCTGCATGGTACTGGCCGCCCGCATGAACGATCTGGGCTTCGTCAAGCGCTTTGCGCGGGTGCGCCGCCCCGGTTTTTATGCCCGCGTGATTCAGGAAGGCGACGTGGGGCAGGGCGACCCCGTGCGCCGCGAGGCCGCCCCAGACGGTGCCCCCAGCATCGTGAACACTTTTGACCTATGGTTTAGCCAGTCGCGTGACCCGGATGAGATGCGGCGCTACCTACAGTACCCGCTGGCCGAACGACTGCGGACGGATATTGAAGAGTGGCTGGGAGAAGTTCGGGCGTAA
- the msrA gene encoding peptide-methionine (S)-S-oxide reductase MsrA → MTQPELVPNLAPNLQQAILAGGCFWCTEAVMTDIRGVQKVESGYIGGHTPQPDYDSVCSGTTGHAEAIRVTFDPAQVSFRDLLGLFFATHDPTTLNRQGGDAGTQYRSAVFPLNTQQEQDIREVVADLTAQAVFDRPIVTSIEPATTFHVAEAYHQDYYANNARQPYCMAVIAPKVAKLRKYYGDKLRA, encoded by the coding sequence ATGACTCAGCCTGAGCTTGTCCCTAACTTGGCCCCCAACTTGCAGCAAGCCATCCTCGCGGGCGGCTGCTTCTGGTGTACCGAAGCCGTGATGACCGACATTCGCGGCGTGCAAAAAGTAGAAAGCGGCTATATCGGTGGTCACACGCCCCAGCCCGATTACGACAGCGTGTGCAGCGGCACCACCGGGCACGCCGAGGCCATCCGCGTCACCTTCGACCCGGCGCAGGTCAGCTTCCGCGACTTGCTGGGGCTGTTTTTTGCCACCCACGATCCCACCACGCTGAACCGTCAGGGCGGCGACGCGGGCACACAATACCGCAGCGCCGTGTTTCCGCTGAACACCCAGCAGGAGCAGGACATCCGCGAAGTCGTTGCCGACTTGACCGCACAGGCTGTCTTTGACCGCCCCATCGTGACCAGCATCGAACCCGCAACGACCTTCCATGTGGCCGAGGCCTACCATCAGGACTACTACGCCAACAATGCGCGCCAGCCCTACTGCATGGCCGTCATTGCGCCCAAAGTTGCCAAGCTCCGCAAGTATTACGGAGACAAACTGCGGGCGTGA